Within Sphingobium sp. KCTC 72723, the genomic segment AGCGTCGCCCGCCTCTCCATCGACAGCCGCGTTACGGGCAGCGACGGGTGGAACCGCACCGTCGATAATGGCCAATTCGTGGCGGAGGGACCAGCCGCACTCCCGCCCGGCACCCGCGTCACCGTAGAGCAGCTTTTCGCCAAAGTGCCTGCCCGCCGCAAATTCCTGCGCTCGGCCAAGGCGGAATATGCCGCCTGCCTCGACATCGTCCGCCGTCTCGCCATGGCACATCCCGCCGTCGCTTTTTCGCTCGAACATGATGGTCGCCGGGTGCTGGGCGTGCAGGCAGGCGACGCACGGGAAGAAAGGGTGGCCGCGCTGACCGACCGGGCGCTGGCCGACAATCATGTCATCGTCAGCCTGGAACGCGAAGGCGTGCGCCTGTCGGGCGTCGCGTCGATCCCGACCTACAATCGGGGCGTGGGCGATCATCAATATCTGTTCGTCAACGGGCGTCCGGTCAAGGACCGGCTGCTGATCGGCGCGTTGCGCGGTGCCTATGCCGACATGTTGGCGCGGGACCGGCATCCCGTGGTCGCCCTGTTCCTCGACGTGCCGCCGCTCGACGTCGATGTGAACGTCCATCCCGCCAAGACCGAAGTGCGCTTTCGCGATCCCACGATGATCCGGGGGATGATCGTGTCCGGCCTGCGCCGCGCATTGGATGCCGAAGGCTTTCGTGCGGTGCAACATGCAGACGCCGCTGCGCTGTCGGCATGGCGGGCCGAACCCGTATCGCCCACGCCCATCGGTGCGATGCCGATCTTCGACGCGGCGGCCGTGGCCTATAACCCGCTGGCATCCAGCTTCGGGGATCGCCGCTCCACTTTCCTCACCCCGCCGCCCCAAGCCCGCGCCGAACCCGCCGCCGCGCCCGCGCCGGAGGGGCAGAGCTTCCCGCTGGGCGTCGCGCGCGGGCAAGTCGCGCGCACCTATATCGTCGCCGAAGCCGAGGACGGCCTCGTCATCGTGGACCAGCACGCGGCGCATGAAAGGTTGACGCTGGAACGGATGCGCCGCGCGATGGAGGGCCAGGAAAATGGCAATCGCGTGGCGTCGCAGGCACTGCTGCTCCCCGAAGTGGTCGAACTGGAAGAAACGGCCTGCGACCGGCTGGAAGCGCGCGCCGCCGAACTGCAT encodes:
- the mutL gene encoding DNA mismatch repair endonuclease MutL; this encodes MSIRRLPEHLVNRIAAGEVVERPASALKEIVENALDAGATRLAIRLSNGGLDRIEVSDDGCGMDSADMALALERHATSKLPDDAIENVATLGFRGEALPSIASVARLSIDSRVTGSDGWNRTVDNGQFVAEGPAALPPGTRVTVEQLFAKVPARRKFLRSAKAEYAACLDIVRRLAMAHPAVAFSLEHDGRRVLGVQAGDAREERVAALTDRALADNHVIVSLEREGVRLSGVASIPTYNRGVGDHQYLFVNGRPVKDRLLIGALRGAYADMLARDRHPVVALFLDVPPLDVDVNVHPAKTEVRFRDPTMIRGMIVSGLRRALDAEGFRAVQHADAAALSAWRAEPVSPTPIGAMPIFDAAAVAYNPLASSFGDRRSTFLTPPPQARAEPAAAPAPEGQSFPLGVARGQVARTYIVAEAEDGLVIVDQHAAHERLTLERMRRAMEGQENGNRVASQALLLPEVVELEETACDRLEARAAELHDFGLDLERFGPSAMLVRAVPAMLGQSDVQGLVTDLADDLAAYDSALSLKERLDLVAATMACHGSVRAGRVLSVAEMNALLREMEVTPRSGQCNHGRPTWVKLGHGDIEKLFGRK